Genomic DNA from Paenibacillus donghaensis:
CACGCTTCATCCTGAGGAATTTATGCCTTTCTTTGATATTTTCGTGCTGCCTTCGCGTGCGGAGGCGTTCGGTTCGGTATTTGCGGAGGCTGCGCTCAGCTGTCTGGCGCTTGTGGGCACCAATGTGGGCGGGATTCCCGAGCAGATTGAAGACGGCGTGAACGGCCTGCTGGTCAATCCAGATGATGAACAGGCGCTTGCCGATGCCCTGGAGAAGGTGATTTCCGACCCGGCTTACCGCTACGAGCTGTCGAGGTCAGCCTGGGACAAGGCGAAGAGTCAATATTCTCTGACCCGGGTAGCCAATGAACTCAAAAAAACATATCTGCAGTACCATCCGGGAACCAAAAGCTGACTTCGGGTGCTGCAGATAAGTCCCTCTGAAACGGTACCTGAAAGCGATACGGAGTATCGCTGCTTCTTAAGCGTAGGCTCTCTTAAAAAGGACGGCAAAGCCGTTTCTACTTACGTGTAATTCGCGTGGCCGGTTTGACGGAGATGATCGTGATCCCTGTGCCGGTGCCGCCGGGAGTGTTGGAAGAACCGCTGCGCGGCGGCGGTGACCAGGGAACACGCAGCAGCATGACGGCCCAGACTAGCGATAAGGCTCCGAAGACCGGATAGAAGATGGAGAGCAGGGAGCTGAAGCCGAACTGGCTCAGCAGGTAGCAGATCAGCATCAGCAGCGGTGTGATCAAGGCTGGAGCGATGGACAGCCGCTGCTTAACCTGCGTCTCTACTCCATAGATATCCGCCACGAAAGTGCTGAAGATTTCCAGGAAGATCAGCAGCAGATAGATGGTCTGCACTACAGTACCGAGCCGGAAGGCGATGCTGCCCATCGGAATTTCGAACTGCAGGATCTGGGGCATCTGCGAGCTCATCGCAAAATGTGCGGCAAGCAGCATGAAGCCAATACCCACCCCGCCGAGAATGCCGCCCCGCACCAGCGCCCGCTCATCATTCGTGTGGCGGGCCATCGGCACAAGCACGGCCTGGGCCATGCCCAGGTTGAAGGCGGTATAGAGCAGAGGTGACATCCATGCGCCGAACCAGGAGCGGTCAGTCTGCAGGAACAGGAACCGTTCGGCTCCGGGAACATGCAGTGTATTAAAAATAATCACAAGAGACAGCGTAAGCATTAACGGCACCACGATGCTGTTCATCTGTAGAATGCCGGAGATGCCGCGCTTCAGCAGGAAATAGGAGCCCAGAATGGTCAGCAGCAGCCCAGTCTGGTAATGCATGCCCAGATTCTCTTCGAAGATGGCTCCTGCGCCTGCAAGCATAATGCTGTTTACACCGATCAGAATGACCATGGTGAACAGACTGATTGTGCTGCCAACCTGATCGCCGAACAGATGGCGGTTGAAGTCTTCATAGGATTCGGCCTCAATCCGCCGGGCGATGATCATCATTTTGGTGCCAAGCCAGATGAACAGAGCCGTGGAGAGCATGATCGTCAGCACGGCCCAGTGGCCGTATCTGGTGAAGAACTTCAGAATCTCCTGGCCGGTAGCGAATCCGGCTCCTACCACGGTTCCTATATAAGTGAAAGCAATCTGCAATGTGCGGACCTTGGATCTCATGGTTCTCCCTCCTTGAAGTGGGTGCATCCTAAGGATGTCCTTGTGTAGTCCATATAGTACAGGTTATGATGATGAACAGAAGGACATGACTTCCGCAGGAGGGCTTAATGCCTGTTATTATTCTGGTAGAGGTCTCGCGATTATAAAGGGTATTGGAGGTTCAAAGTTATGGAAGTATTGAAACAGCGGATTTTGGAGGAAGGTGTAGTGGTTTCCGATCAGGTGTTGAAGCTGGATGCGCTGCTGAATCATCAGGTGGACCCGATGCTGACGATGGAAATGGGACGGGAGTTTGCCGGGAGATTTGCCGAAAGCGGAATTACACGCGTAGTAACCGTAGAGTCCTCGGGCATTGCCGTGGCATTTGCCACCGCTTATGAATTGAAGGTGCCCCTTGTATTTGCCCGCCGCAAAAAAACGCTGCTCGCCGACCCCGATGCTTTATGTGAACGGGTACCGTCTTTTACCAAAGGAATTGTTACCGACATTATGATCTCACGGCAATTTATTTCTCCGGAGGACAAAGTCCTCTTCATCGATGATATTATCGCCAACGGGGATGCTGCACGCGGGCTGATCAAGATCATCCAGCGCTCCGGGGCAGAGCTGGTCGGACTTGGTGTGGTTGTCGAAAAAAGCTTCCAGGCAGGGGCCCGGACGATCCGGGAGCAAGGCATCCGTCTGGAGTCGCTGGTGCGTATCAAATCGCTTAATGACGGAACTGTTGTTTTTGAAGATTAGTCCGGGCTGGAAATAAAACTCCTGCCTATTTTTCAAACAACAGCTTTTCACCCTATGAGTTTTCCTTTATAATAAAAGTTAGACATAGGAGAGGAGGCGTCACAATGGGGAAAGAACCAGTGACAGAGCAATTTTTCATTGATAAATTAACCCAGGCGAAGGATCATTTCGAACGTGCGCTGGATTGCAAACAC
This window encodes:
- a CDS encoding YkvI family membrane protein, which encodes MRSKVRTLQIAFTYIGTVVGAGFATGQEILKFFTRYGHWAVLTIMLSTALFIWLGTKMMIIARRIEAESYEDFNRHLFGDQVGSTISLFTMVILIGVNSIMLAGAGAIFEENLGMHYQTGLLLTILGSYFLLKRGISGILQMNSIVVPLMLTLSLVIIFNTLHVPGAERFLFLQTDRSWFGAWMSPLLYTAFNLGMAQAVLVPMARHTNDERALVRGGILGGVGIGFMLLAAHFAMSSQMPQILQFEIPMGSIAFRLGTVVQTIYLLLIFLEIFSTFVADIYGVETQVKQRLSIAPALITPLLMLICYLLSQFGFSSLLSIFYPVFGALSLVWAVMLLRVPWSPPPRSGSSNTPGGTGTGITIISVKPATRITRK
- a CDS encoding xanthine phosphoribosyltransferase, yielding MEVLKQRILEEGVVVSDQVLKLDALLNHQVDPMLTMEMGREFAGRFAESGITRVVTVESSGIAVAFATAYELKVPLVFARRKKTLLADPDALCERVPSFTKGIVTDIMISRQFISPEDKVLFIDDIIANGDAARGLIKIIQRSGAELVGLGVVVEKSFQAGARTIREQGIRLESLVRIKSLNDGTVVFED